From Hymenobacter sediminicola:
CCACCCTGGAAATAGAGGTGGAGTTTGTGGGAGCCCGCAAGGAAAGCTACCGCGCCGAAAGCCGCAAGCCCGAAGTAGAGGCCGGCACACTGGAAGAAGATCTGGCGCGGCGCGATTTCACCATCAACGCTCTGGGCCTGAGCCTGAACCCCGAAACCTATGGTCAGTTGGTGGACCGCTACGACGGCATGGGCGACCTGCAGCGCAAGCTCATCCGGACGCCCCTCGACCCGGATATCACCTTCTCCGACGACCCGCTGCGCATGCTGCGCGCCATTCGGTTTGCCACCCAGCTGGATTTCGATATCGACCCCGACACGTTCGACGCGCTGGCCCGCAATAAGGAGCGCATCAAAATTGTGTCGCAGGAGCGGATTACGACCGAGCTGAACAAGATTATCATGGCCCCGAAGCCGAGCTACGGCTTTAAGCTGCTGTTCAGTAGCGGCCTGCTGCAGCTCATCTTCCCGAAAATGGCCCTGCTGCAGGGTGTGGAAAAGGTGGGCCAGCACGCACACAAAGACAACTTCTACCACACCCTACAGGTGCTCGACAACGTGGTAGCAGCCGGCGGCGACCTGTGGCTGCGCTGGGCGGCCATCTTGCACGACATTGCCAAGCCCGCCACCAAGCGCTACGACAAGCGGGTAGGCTGGACTTTCCACGGCCACGAGGACAAGGGCGCGCGCTGGGTGCCCGGCATCTTCACCGACCTCAAGCTGCCGCTGGGCGAAGAGATGCGCCAGGTGCAGAAGCTGGTGCGCCTGCACCTGCGGCCCATTGTGCTGTCCAAGGAAATCGTGACGGACTCGGCGGTGCGCCGCCTGCTGTTCGAGGCCGGCGACGACATCGACCGGCTCATGCTGCTCTGCCGCGCCGACATCACTAGCAAGGACTACGACCGCAAGAACCGCTACCTGCGCAATTTTGATGTGGTGGAGCAGAAGCTGAAGGAGGTAGAGGAGAAGGACCACCTGCGCAACTTCAAACCAGTTATCACCGGCGAAATCATCATGGCAACCTTCGGCTTAAAGCCCAGCCGCGAGGTAGGTGAGCTAAAAGAAGCACTGCTAGACGCTATTCTGGAGGGGACAATCCGCAACGAGTACGACGAGGCTTTTGCTCTGTTGCTGGAGCTGGGGCAGCGCAAAGGGCTGGAAGTAGTAACATCCTGACATGAATGAAATATAGCTGCAGGCCACAAGGCCGGTAGCCCCCTGAAACAAAGCAGTCCGCCCCGCTGCCGGCCCCAATCGTTTGAATGATTGAGGTCGGCACTGGGGCAGACTGCTTTATTGTGTGAAACTGCTAAGAATGAAGAAGCCACTTATCTACTGGTTGCAGCACAGTAGATAAGTGGACTTCTTCGAGTTGGCCTCTCACTCACCAGAAAAAGGCCATGTTGTTGGTTTCTCTAAAGAACAGATGGCACTTCGGGTAATAGCGTTGCCTGAAGAATAGGAAATATACAGATTAAGCTGATAAGATGCTGGCTTGCAGCCAAACATTACCAGCAGAAGCTGCTGCTAGTCGCGCATCGACCGAATGCTGGAGGCGCCGACAGCATCTTTATCAACGTTTTTAGGATTGCCGCTGTATTCTACTACACTGGCACCCACCGCGTCGGCGTTGAGCGTTTCGGTTACGTTGATGCGG
This genomic window contains:
- a CDS encoding CCA tRNA nucleotidyltransferase; this translates as MHTPQLPDLPLFRTIADAAGELGFPAYVIGGYVRDLALARESKDVDVVCVGDGIQLAQAVGRKLPGRPRVTVFRNFGTAMLPTLEIEVEFVGARKESYRAESRKPEVEAGTLEEDLARRDFTINALGLSLNPETYGQLVDRYDGMGDLQRKLIRTPLDPDITFSDDPLRMLRAIRFATQLDFDIDPDTFDALARNKERIKIVSQERITTELNKIIMAPKPSYGFKLLFSSGLLQLIFPKMALLQGVEKVGQHAHKDNFYHTLQVLDNVVAAGGDLWLRWAAILHDIAKPATKRYDKRVGWTFHGHEDKGARWVPGIFTDLKLPLGEEMRQVQKLVRLHLRPIVLSKEIVTDSAVRRLLFEAGDDIDRLMLLCRADITSKDYDRKNRYLRNFDVVEQKLKEVEEKDHLRNFKPVITGEIIMATFGLKPSREVGELKEALLDAILEGTIRNEYDEAFALLLELGQRKGLEVVTS